The Glycine max cultivar Williams 82 chromosome 12, Glycine_max_v4.0, whole genome shotgun sequence genome window below encodes:
- the LOC100786517 gene encoding dynamin-related protein 5A isoform X1 encodes MSSSTVAGADTPTPSKTQSKRRRSHADLTSRFEAYNRLQGAAVAFGETLPIPEIVAVGGQSDGKSSLLEALLGFRFNVREVEMGTRRPLILQMVHDASALEPRCRFQEEDSEEYGSPVVLSSAIADIIKSRTEALLKKTKTAVSPKPIVMRAEYAHCPNLTIIDTPGFVLKAKKGEPDNTPDEILSMVKSLASPPHRILLFLQQSSVEWCSSLWLDSIREIDPTFRRTVIVVSKFDNRLKEFSDRWEVDRYLSASGYLGDNTHPFFVALPKDRGNVSNDEFRRQISQVDSEVLHHLQEGVKGGFDEEKFKSYIGFGRLRDYLESELQKKYKEAAPATLALLEQRCSELTSELARMDSKIQATSDVSHLRKSAMLHAASISNHVGALIDGAADPSPELWGKTTVEERSRSGIGVWPGVTADVNPPNATLRLYGGAAFERVMHEFRCAAYSIECPSVSREKVANILLAHAGRGGGRGITEAAAEIARAAAKSWLAPLLDTACDRLSFVLGSLFDLALERNCSHDSECGIKGDDMDGYVGFHAALRCAYNRFIGDLAKKCKQLVRHHLDSVTSPYSQVCYFNDFQPCSGPNALSYSKVLELSDTSSASRDVRRDQENIPPEKNAQETTPGKTGETRDVLRESHITIPETPSPDQPGDAAFGVVKKEPGICNDMGPRKRASRMGGNSKNSDNVRLQNGVILFGNGERSGSPYSDICVSAAQHFARIRGVLVERGVTSTLNSGFLTPCRDRLFVALGLDLFAVNDEKFMDMFVAPGAIDVLESERESLSKRQKILQSCLNEFKNVARAL; translated from the exons ATGTCGTCCTCCACCGTCGCCGGCGCGGACACTCCCACTCCGTCAAAAACCCAGTCGAAGCGCAGGAGGAGCCACGCCGATTTGACGTCCAGATTCGAGGCCTACAACCGGCTCCAGGGCGCGGCCGTGGCCTTCGGCGAGACGCTGCCGATCCCGGAGATTGTGGCTGTCGGGGGCCAGTCCGACGGGAAGAGCTCCCTCCTGGAGGCGCTCCTCGGGTTCCGTTTCAACGTCCGCGAGGTCGAGATGGGCACTCGTAGACCTCTTATACTGCAAATGGTCCACGATGCTTCCGCTCTCGAACCCCGTTGCCGCTTCCAG GAGGAGGATTCAGAAGAGTATGGAAGTCCTGTGGTTTTGTCATCTGCCATTGCAGACATTATAAAGTCCCGAACTGAGGCACTTTTGAAGAAAACCAAGACAGCAGTTTCTCCTAAGCCAATTGTAATGAGAGCTGAGTATGCACATTGTCCTAACCTTACTATTATTGACACACCTGGGTTTGTTCTTAAG GCAAAGAAGGGTGAACCAGATAACACGCCTGATGAAATCCTTTCTATGGTGAAGTCCTTGGCTAGTCCTCCTCACCGCATACTCTTGTTCCTCCAGCAAAGTAGTGTTGAGTGGTGCTCCTCATTGTGGTTGGATTCTATTCGCGAAATTGACCCAACATTTAGACGGACAGTGATTGTTGTCTCCAAATTTGATAACCGTCTCAAG GAATTTAGTGACCGGTGGGAAGTGGATCGCTATTTGAGTGCGAGTGGTTACCTTGGAGATAACACTCACCCCTTTTTTGTGGCCCTGCCAAAGGACAGGGGTAATGTTTCAAATGATGAGTTCCGCAGGCAGATTTCTCAGGTAGATTCAGAGGTTCTTCATCATCTCCAAGAGGGTGTCAAGGGAGGTTTTGATGAAGAAAAGTTCAAGTCCTATATTGGTTTTGGCCGTCTGAGAGATTATTTGGAGTCTGAGCTTcagaaaaaatacaaagaagCCGCCCCAGCAACCCTTGCTTTACTCGAGCAACGCTGCAGTGAATTGACTTCTGAACTTGCTAGAATGGATTCAAAAATACAGGCCACTTCAGATGTTTCCCATCTCAGGAAATCTGCAATGCTGCATGCAGCTTCTATCAGCAATCATGTG GGTGCATTGATTGATGGTGCAGCAGATCCTTCCCCTGAGCTGTGGGGGAAAACAACTGTAGAAGAGAGGTCACGAAGTGGTATTGGGGTTTGGCCTGGTGTTACTGCTGATGTAAATCCCCCCAATGCTACTCTTCGTCTTTATGGGGGTGCTGCATTTGAGAGGGTGATGCATGAGTTTCGCTGTGCTGCATATTCCATAGAATGCCCCTCAGTGTCAAGAGAGAAG GTTGCAAATATATTACTTGCTCATGCTGGCCGAGGTGGGGGAAGAGGAATAACAGAGGCTGCTGCAGAGATTGCACGAGCTGCTGCTAAATCATGGCTTGCTCCTCTTCTTGACACTGCTTGTGACCGGCTTTCTTTTGTCTTGGgaagtttatttgatttggctCTAGAAAGAAACTGCAGTCATGATTCAGAAT GTGGTATTAAAGGAGATGACATGGATGGCTATGTAGGTTTCCATGCTGCTTTAAGGTGTGCTTATAATCGCTTCATAGGGGATCTTGCTAAGAAGTGCAAGCAACTTGTTAGGCACCACCTTGATTCAGTTACTAGTCCATACTCACAGGTTTGCTATTTTAATGACTTTCAACCATGTTCTGGCCCAAATGCACTCTCTTATAGCAAAGTCCTTGAGTTGAGTGATACTAGTTCAGCTTCCCGTGATGTAAGGAGGGATCAGGAAAATATACCTCCCGAAAAAAATGCTCAAGAAACCACACCAGGTAAAACAGGAGAAACCAGAGATGTTTTGAGAGAAAGTCACATAACTATCCCTGAGACCCCATCTCCAGATCAGCCAGGTGATGCAGCATTTGGGGTGGTTAAAAAGGAGCCTGGAATTTGCAATGACATGGGGCCAAGAAAGAGAGCGTCCAGAATGGGTGGGAATAGCAAAAATTCTGACAATGTTAGACTGCAAAATGGTGTCATTTTATTTGGAAATGGGGAGAGATCAGGTTCACCTTACTCAGATATCTGTGTTTCAGCTGCCCAGCATTTTGCACGTATTCGTGGAGTTCTTGTTGAGAGAGGCGTGACATCAACATTAAATTCTGGATTCCTAACCCCTTG CCGAGATCGGCTATTCGTGGCTCTTGGCTTAGATTTATTTGCTGTGAACGATGAGAAATTCATGGACATGTTTGTTGCTCCGGGTGCCATAGATGTGCTAGAAAGTGAACGAGAGTCTCTCTCAAAGCGTCAGAAGATACTCCAGTCTTGCTTGAATGAGTTTAAAAACGTTGCTCGGGCACTATGA
- the LOC100786517 gene encoding dynamin-related protein 5A isoform X2 produces the protein MSSSTVAGADTPTPSKTQSKRRRSHADLTSRFEAYNRLQGAAVAFGETLPIPEIVAVGGQSDGKSSLLEALLGFRFNVREVEMGTRRPLILQMVHDASALEPRCRFQEEDSEEYGSPVVLSSAIADIIKSRTEALLKKTKTAVSPKPIVMRAEYAHCPNLTIIDTPGFVLKAKKGEPDNTPDEILSMVKSLASPPHRILLFLQQSSVEWCSSLWLDSIREIDPTFRRTVIVVSKFDNRLKEFSDRWEVDRYLSASGYLGDNTHPFFVALPKDRGNVSNDEFRRQISQVDSEVLHHLQEGVKGGFDEEKFKSYIGFGRLRDYLESELQKKYKEAAPATLALLEQRCSELTSELARMDSKIQATSDVSHLRKSAMLHAASISNHVGALIDGAADPSPELWGKTTVEERSRSGIGVWPGVTADVNPPNATLRLYGGAAFERVMHEFRCAAYSIECPSVSREKVANILLAHAGRGGGRGITEAAAEIARAAAKSWLAPLLDTACDRLSFVLGSLFDLALERNCSHDSECGIKGDDMDGYVGFHAALRCAYNRFIGDLAKKCKQLVRHHLDSVTSPYSQVCYFNDFQPCSGPNALSYSKVLELSDTSSASRDVRRDQENIPPEKNAQETTPGKTGETRDVLRESHITIPETPSPDQPGDAAFGVVKKEPGICNDMGPRKRASRMAAQHFARIRGVLVERGVTSTLNSGFLTPCRDRLFVALGLDLFAVNDEKFMDMFVAPGAIDVLESERESLSKRQKILQSCLNEFKNVARAL, from the exons ATGTCGTCCTCCACCGTCGCCGGCGCGGACACTCCCACTCCGTCAAAAACCCAGTCGAAGCGCAGGAGGAGCCACGCCGATTTGACGTCCAGATTCGAGGCCTACAACCGGCTCCAGGGCGCGGCCGTGGCCTTCGGCGAGACGCTGCCGATCCCGGAGATTGTGGCTGTCGGGGGCCAGTCCGACGGGAAGAGCTCCCTCCTGGAGGCGCTCCTCGGGTTCCGTTTCAACGTCCGCGAGGTCGAGATGGGCACTCGTAGACCTCTTATACTGCAAATGGTCCACGATGCTTCCGCTCTCGAACCCCGTTGCCGCTTCCAG GAGGAGGATTCAGAAGAGTATGGAAGTCCTGTGGTTTTGTCATCTGCCATTGCAGACATTATAAAGTCCCGAACTGAGGCACTTTTGAAGAAAACCAAGACAGCAGTTTCTCCTAAGCCAATTGTAATGAGAGCTGAGTATGCACATTGTCCTAACCTTACTATTATTGACACACCTGGGTTTGTTCTTAAG GCAAAGAAGGGTGAACCAGATAACACGCCTGATGAAATCCTTTCTATGGTGAAGTCCTTGGCTAGTCCTCCTCACCGCATACTCTTGTTCCTCCAGCAAAGTAGTGTTGAGTGGTGCTCCTCATTGTGGTTGGATTCTATTCGCGAAATTGACCCAACATTTAGACGGACAGTGATTGTTGTCTCCAAATTTGATAACCGTCTCAAG GAATTTAGTGACCGGTGGGAAGTGGATCGCTATTTGAGTGCGAGTGGTTACCTTGGAGATAACACTCACCCCTTTTTTGTGGCCCTGCCAAAGGACAGGGGTAATGTTTCAAATGATGAGTTCCGCAGGCAGATTTCTCAGGTAGATTCAGAGGTTCTTCATCATCTCCAAGAGGGTGTCAAGGGAGGTTTTGATGAAGAAAAGTTCAAGTCCTATATTGGTTTTGGCCGTCTGAGAGATTATTTGGAGTCTGAGCTTcagaaaaaatacaaagaagCCGCCCCAGCAACCCTTGCTTTACTCGAGCAACGCTGCAGTGAATTGACTTCTGAACTTGCTAGAATGGATTCAAAAATACAGGCCACTTCAGATGTTTCCCATCTCAGGAAATCTGCAATGCTGCATGCAGCTTCTATCAGCAATCATGTG GGTGCATTGATTGATGGTGCAGCAGATCCTTCCCCTGAGCTGTGGGGGAAAACAACTGTAGAAGAGAGGTCACGAAGTGGTATTGGGGTTTGGCCTGGTGTTACTGCTGATGTAAATCCCCCCAATGCTACTCTTCGTCTTTATGGGGGTGCTGCATTTGAGAGGGTGATGCATGAGTTTCGCTGTGCTGCATATTCCATAGAATGCCCCTCAGTGTCAAGAGAGAAG GTTGCAAATATATTACTTGCTCATGCTGGCCGAGGTGGGGGAAGAGGAATAACAGAGGCTGCTGCAGAGATTGCACGAGCTGCTGCTAAATCATGGCTTGCTCCTCTTCTTGACACTGCTTGTGACCGGCTTTCTTTTGTCTTGGgaagtttatttgatttggctCTAGAAAGAAACTGCAGTCATGATTCAGAAT GTGGTATTAAAGGAGATGACATGGATGGCTATGTAGGTTTCCATGCTGCTTTAAGGTGTGCTTATAATCGCTTCATAGGGGATCTTGCTAAGAAGTGCAAGCAACTTGTTAGGCACCACCTTGATTCAGTTACTAGTCCATACTCACAGGTTTGCTATTTTAATGACTTTCAACCATGTTCTGGCCCAAATGCACTCTCTTATAGCAAAGTCCTTGAGTTGAGTGATACTAGTTCAGCTTCCCGTGATGTAAGGAGGGATCAGGAAAATATACCTCCCGAAAAAAATGCTCAAGAAACCACACCAGGTAAAACAGGAGAAACCAGAGATGTTTTGAGAGAAAGTCACATAACTATCCCTGAGACCCCATCTCCAGATCAGCCAGGTGATGCAGCATTTGGGGTGGTTAAAAAGGAGCCTGGAATTTGCAATGACATGGGGCCAAGAAAGAGAGCGTCCAGAATGG CTGCCCAGCATTTTGCACGTATTCGTGGAGTTCTTGTTGAGAGAGGCGTGACATCAACATTAAATTCTGGATTCCTAACCCCTTG CCGAGATCGGCTATTCGTGGCTCTTGGCTTAGATTTATTTGCTGTGAACGATGAGAAATTCATGGACATGTTTGTTGCTCCGGGTGCCATAGATGTGCTAGAAAGTGAACGAGAGTCTCTCTCAAAGCGTCAGAAGATACTCCAGTCTTGCTTGAATGAGTTTAAAAACGTTGCTCGGGCACTATGA